The genomic stretch CACTCTTTCTTGTGCAGAAATTTGGAGAGTATAAAACTCTAATTCTTTTACTGGGAAGATACGCTATGTTAAtaaaatgggaaaaaatgttCTGCACTTCATGCACATAAATAGAAATGAAAATGCAATTTTGTACTTTAAACACAGTAAGAAAGCCTGAaaggtttaattttttttgtgcACAGTACTAAGGGGTTGCTCTTACCAAGGAGAGCAAAAATAACTGAATCCTAAAGAAAACCTTCCCCAGAATCATTTTGTATCCAGATACAAAATGGCCTAAAATATTCCAGTTGTCCCTCCATTGCTTTGCTTCACTCTCACATGCTAGCAAGCGATCCTGAACCTTGGTTTCAGATACTATCGAACAACTAAGCAGGCAACACACAATTTTGAAGGGCCTATGCAGTCATCATGGCAGAATGCTCCGCAGCCTTTACACACTATCATGGCTTTCAGCCTGCAAGAGCATTTAAGTTCCAGTTCATCTGCACTGCTGCTGTCAGTAAATTTCTGAACTGGAATCTGAGTGTTCTGAATAGACAGGCTTGAGGCTGCATTTGAACTACTTCCTAAAATTCCAATAGATTTTTCAATTGCAGATGCTGCCCGTTTGAAGCTTGTGCTACCAAAGTGTATTGTAGGATAATTtccacagagctgctgctgctgctgctgagtctGTATTTTTTGAGCAGTTAATTGGGCAAAAGGCTTCTGTGGCTCTGAAAGTAAATAGGAAGGGAAGTCGACATTTTTCAATGCAAAAGCTTTCAACTGTTCTTTTACTTCGTTCTGATCATAAGAAGCTTGTTTCATGCCCAGTTCACAGCTGCTGCTTAAACCTTCCTCAAAAGAAATGGGTTCGGATTTTATATTGCTACAGACACTTGCCGGCTGAGGCCAACTAAGTCTTTTAGTGGTTTCCATAGTAACTGTCGGTTGTTTGTGATCAGATGGAGCTTCTGCACTgggaagaggaggtggtggtggaggtgggggtggtggaggaggagggggagggggtggtggtggtagaggtGGAGGGGGATGCACTAATGATTTATTCTGCAGAGTCTGTGAGGCACTAGAAATGTCATCACCTTCCTTAATTTGAATGTTAGGGGAAAAAACACTCCCCAGTCTCAGCTGGTGAGCCGTTGTAGGCAAGCTGACCTCTCCCGACCCCTTCTGCTCTAGGTGCCTGCTGAAAGCAAAGGCACTGCAGCCAGATGGGGCCTTCCCAGCTGCCTGCATCAAAGCTGTCGTAGAAACAGGCCCTCTTGCAGCCACGGGCATTTGGTAGAAATGCTGTCTGTGCGAGGTACTTGCTTCTGCATGGAAACTGCCATTTTTGTCCACGTTGAACAAGTTCTGCTGGAAACTGCAAGAGGAGAGTGGCCTCTTCTGCTGCTTGATCTCCGGGCTGTGTGCAATTCTGCTTTGAAGAGCATGTTTACTTGGCCATTCTTGTTTAAACAGCTGACCATGTCCCAGCTGATTCATGCTGGAACCAATGGCACAAGGACCAACTTTAACATCGGGGTCTGTTGATGGCTTCCCAGGCTCACATTTGACTTCTCCTGCTGTCCTCGCCATCCTCTTCTTGGGATGGTTTTCACGCTTCCTGATTTGCAGTGCAGCCATACTGGCCGCTGCAAATCCTCTGCCGTCTGTATTTGGAGAGTGGGAAGGATTTTCAATCACATTTCTCTCAGATGTTGTTGATTTGCATACTGAGGTAGTTTGCAAAGGCAATGGAAGCCTGTTAATTTCTAGTTTGGCGCCTAACCTGGGCTGTGGCAGCACTTTCTCCAGCGGCAAGTTGCCTTGCAGTAACTGTGTCACTAAAGGATTGTTGGCTTCTACAGATGACAAACGACAACTAGAGCTTCCAGCACTCGAAACTCTTTTTAATGTTTCTGTTGTCAGTGACAAAGAGTTCTCCATGGAATCTGGAACAGATACCTTCAAGCTTTGTGCTGGCGGTGCACTTGTGGCTATTTCTGCATTCTGGAGAGGCATTTCAGGTCTTGCAAAATCTTCAGTGTCCATCCGAAAGCATTTCTCAGATTCATTTGCTTCTGATTTAACGGGCACGTCCATGCTTGTCACAATGTTCCTTGAATGAATCTCATTCAGATGTGCAAATCCCAAAGGCTCTGTTTTGACACTGTTTAAACAGTTTTGTTCACCATATTCCTTATGCTTATTTGGGTTCAGATGGCTGATCAAAGATGGGTCAGTGTTCATTGTATCATCATCATTCCAGCATATTCTGCTATTAGGGTTATATGGGTTGGTGCACACAGTGTCTGCTTCACTTTTGAAAGCCAAAGGACCTCGTAACTGTTCAGAAAAACTTTGGCTAGAGGGAACAGCCCCAAGTCTTTTGTCTTGAGGCACAAGAGGCACTTCTCGAAGACTGGTACATGCTGCTTGCAAATGTTTGCCATCCTGTTTTGCTGTAGCAGTGGAAAAACCAGTGCTGTGCTCCAGATTTTCATTAGTAAGCAGCTCCGGCCTACTTATTACAGACACTTGAGGACATGCTATATTTTGTAAGGCAGTTTCTGCCCTAATAGGCCTGCTTTGCATATCTGTGCTGTTTTCTGAGTTTTCAACAGAAGGACCCAGTGACAAATTTGAgttcattgttgttgttgtgtggtCAACAATAACTTTACATGGTATAGATCTATTCATGGGTGCCTGTGCATAACCTACTGAAGGTTTAGCAGACATATCTATTCGGCTTCTTGATCCAGAATTTCTTTCTAAAGCATCTGTGCTGATTTTGGCAGAGTTCTCAAAAGAATTTACTGTCATCATATTACCAGCAAATACTGAGATAGAAGTTCTGCCAACAGAATCTGCTGCTGGAACAGCCTCACCAGAATGTAACGATGCCCTGACAGAGGTGATATTTGACAAAGAACTTGGGTCAGTGCACCCAGTTATGGAGATTTTATCAGAAGAGTATCTGTTTGTAGATCCCACTGGAGGAATCAGAACTGAGCTACCAACCAGATGATTTGGCAAATTACTTGCAATGGATGAAGTTGGCACAGAGGTATACTGACTAGAAATGGCACTGTTTGCATTGCTGTTTGATTGCATTGGCAATCTTTTCTCATCTATAGAATTTGACAAGACCGTACCATCTATTGTGACTGGAGCAGTGGGATTCTCAACACATTTGGGCATAATGGTAATGCATGAAGGGTCTGCCCCTTGGATGGATTTCAGCATATTTATATTGCAAGCCTTTGTGTCTGTACTTTCAATAGACATTAAAACAGAAGATTTCTCAACAGAGCCTGCAAAAGGATGTTCCTTCATTGCTCCCGACATAGCAGTGCTACACACAGACATGGGAACAGAGTTTTTATTATATAGCACTGACACACTGTTGCTTTCAGTAGAGGTAGATGAAAGAATTTTCTCACACAAATGTGACACAGAAATATTTTCATCAGAACTATGCACAGAGATGTCAGTACTAGGTTCTGGCAAAGCAGTGGCATTAAGTGACTGCTGCAATAAAGCAGCAGCTTCACGAAGATGAGCAGACTTGTTGCTAGGAGATCTGCAGTTTGGATTAACTATGATTACGCCAGTAGAACCTTCAATCTTTGTTTCAAAAGGAGCAGAGGTCTCAGAGGCTGATGGACCTTCTTTTGAGGCATGTTGAGACTTTGTTTCTTTATTGTTCTGGAGCAAGTGGGCTCTCGCTTGGTGCTTCGCAAACAATTTGGCTTTTGTCTGCTCCTTGATGTGTGCCAATGTCCTGGTCTTTCCACCTTCACAGGGACTCCCTAAACCTCCAGAGACAATGCTTGCTGCTGCTGCGACTGCTGCGGCAGCAGCTGCCTCCCTCTGGGCTCTAGCTTGCTGGGCTCTTGCTTTGATATCTGCGAGTGTTCTAGCCCCAGTGTTCCTCCCACTGCTGGCCGATGTACTTGGAGAAGACCTAGGTTCAAGTTTGGAGACAGGCTGGCTCTTGATAATAAAAGGTGGGCCAATTTTTGAAAGCTGAAtctggaagggaaagagaaaaacaaacaatcaCATTAATGAATCATTATACATGATGAACTGCTATCatatcctgtttaaaaaaaagacgGTTACATATgatgaaaaacaaaaatggaaatagAAGCTTAATGTTATGGATCCTATGAAGCTGTCTTAAACTGAACAAGACTACTAATCTACCTAGGTCAGTACTGTTGGCACTGACTGATTAAGGTTTCAAACATGAGTATTTTCCCAGAGTCACcaagagatgccaggaattgaatctggggccttctgcatacaTGCTATACACACTATATATGTAAATGTTGCATATACCAAGCTTAGTCCATTCTCTTTAAATCCTGGACTCTTCTCCATTATAAGCCCTCTGCTGCTGAAGCAAAGAGCTGATTCTATGTTAACTAAGAGTTCCTTTTCAAAATATTATATTTTCTTAAGAATTGGCTGGTACTTTTAAGGCTGCAATGGTTTGTGCTCTAGAAATCTCTTGGAGCACCTATTCCCATATGATTCCACCTGTCCATTCAGGTAATTGGACGCTCTGATCAGAGCGTCAATGCCTGCCTAAGTTCGACTGGTGAGCAAAAAACAGGGcattctctgtggtggcccccaGGCTTTGGAATTCTCTTGCAGGATTCATGCTGCTTCATCCAGGCCAGCATGACCTGGAGCACTGTTCCCCTGGAGCACTGTCCCACACCAATGCCATAGCTGCCACCTCTGCAACAGtgctctagtacaggggtctccaatccCTGCCTGGGGTTATATCTGGCCTTCTGGAGGATTTTATCTGCCCCATGCGTTTCCCCAACCTcttggggctaaaaatagctcaaaagatgcacttctccCAGCGTGGGTATATACCACATTTAGCCACTAGAAGTGCTGGATGTAATACAGTGTAATGGagtgaaattattccattatgtTTACATAATGTAAtgtttgcattacattcagcatctcttgtggctgaatgcagtatatacccatGCTTTTTCAATCCTTTCTCAACATCCATTCCCCACTCTtcttgtgcaagtcaattttgctcTCTTCAAtactttttcaaaattcattgCCCCCTCTTCctatgcaagtcaattttgccctctgctcgcCTCCTCCTTctacccccacccacttattgtattcaatcaaactctcagcacatcgtTCCTctgtgtatttattatttatttattttccggccctcgacaccgtgTCAGATATTCGATGCAGCCCTCGTGccgaaatgtttggagacccctgttctagaaaagaaaagagaaagtacCTTATGGATGTGAAATTCAGCCTTTAGACAGATATTGAAGACCTAATTCTTTTGACATATCTTTGAGGTAAAGTAAGAGGTATTTTCTAAACTGCAATTAGTTCCACTCAAGTAGAACacgttctttgcatttgtcttcactgtAGAAAACATATGGCAGATACAATTGCCTGAAAGGATCTAATCAGGGATGCAGTCTGATTAACT from Tiliqua scincoides isolate rTilSci1 chromosome 4, rTilSci1.hap2, whole genome shotgun sequence encodes the following:
- the ASXL3 gene encoding putative Polycomb group protein ASXL3 is translated as MKDKRKKKDRTWAEAARLALEKHPNSPMTAKQILEVIQKEGLKETSGTSPLACLNAMLHTNTRVGDGTFFKIPGKAGLYALKKEDSTCPANGTLDLGCESELDSTEMAETNNSNGEENGVCPKQASEEMSSIRDSSLTNAPMQSKLVSSFQQHTKKALKQALRQQQKRRNGVSMMVNKTVPRVVLTPLKVSDEQSDSPSGSESKNGEADSSDKEMKHGQKSPTGKQMSQHLKRLKKSGLGHLKWTKAEGIDIETPGSILVNTNLRALINKHTFLSLPQHFQQYLLLLLPEVDRQMGSDGVLRLSSSALNNEFFAYAAQGWKQRLAEGEFTPEMQLRIRQEIEKEKKTEPWKEKFFERFYGEKLGMSIEDSIKLTSVQNSNEDEDSSLCGSSDLPGPSRELTFDDHEEKNSQLPPLPERDFCQSLCTMEHAPSKDLTAEAEDILIPEESVIQEEIAEEVETSICECQEENHKAECVSSEEPISPVGINEETETLPLSENSESCVVMNDVVDTLSHVEIKVEEKLEYLQEEMSIMTDQLENSLSPSQSTSSTNSPSNMEEKDVESAKELSPHGKYSPVFNGSLFAGGSVAVHMELQSDPDEQSSENACISETSFSSESPEEPCVIIASPGGDTRSTSEEPCTPASLETACSSDVSCTETDSQQKPIDDHLNTSLISEASPMPASPVTSEASLMSNLPLTSEASPVSNVPLPSETSPMSDLPLTSETSSVSSVLLASETSHSNNLPLPSETSPLSNSPVSERFILQQRKSPCLSEESLSPLKEETPAIPNVSQEESLASQQKQLQGAPEAMKAVIPETSTVEESQARNLTNQPCRSHTEMEKSFISSLAEHSSPEVIRIRNHGAQQRTEKKGAAPQLEVSVLTEVAACKNSDSLPSKPHDKLYTSSSSEKLLYSEVGRSKSHKLLGIAQSRFESSYSSKSEPTKSPELRSENRDLDIPKRKTAEHHGLGISKEKRARIEDDQYHRNTSASSSEREPPPREEPRVPPLKIQLSKIGPPFIIKSQPVSKLEPRSSPSTSASSGRNTGARTLADIKARAQQARAQREAAAAAAVAAAASIVSGGLGSPCEGGKTRTLAHIKEQTKAKLFAKHQARAHLLQNNKETKSQHASKEGPSASETSAPFETKIEGSTGVIIVNPNCRSPSNKSAHLREAAALLQQSLNATALPEPSTDISVHSSDENISVSHLCEKILSSTSTESNSVSVLYNKNSVPMSVCSTAMSGAMKEHPFAGSVEKSSVLMSIESTDTKACNINMLKSIQGADPSCITIMPKCVENPTAPVTIDGTVLSNSIDEKRLPMQSNSNANSAISSQYTSVPTSSIASNLPNHLVGSSVLIPPVGSTNRYSSDKISITGCTDPSSLSNITSVRASLHSGEAVPAADSVGRTSISVFAGNMMTVNSFENSAKISTDALERNSGSRSRIDMSAKPSVGYAQAPMNRSIPCKVIVDHTTTTMNSNLSLGPSVENSENSTDMQSRPIRAETALQNIACPQVSVISRPELLTNENLEHSTGFSTATAKQDGKHLQAACTSLREVPLVPQDKRLGAVPSSQSFSEQLRGPLAFKSEADTVCTNPYNPNSRICWNDDDTMNTDPSLISHLNPNKHKEYGEQNCLNSVKTEPLGFAHLNEIHSRNIVTSMDVPVKSEANESEKCFRMDTEDFARPEMPLQNAEIATSAPPAQSLKVSVPDSMENSLSLTTETLKRVSSAGSSSCRLSSVEANNPLVTQLLQGNLPLEKVLPQPRLGAKLEINRLPLPLQTTSVCKSTTSERNVIENPSHSPNTDGRGFAAASMAALQIRKRENHPKKRMARTAGEVKCEPGKPSTDPDVKVGPCAIGSSMNQLGHGQLFKQEWPSKHALQSRIAHSPEIKQQKRPLSSCSFQQNLFNVDKNGSFHAEASTSHRQHFYQMPVAARGPVSTTALMQAAGKAPSGCSAFAFSRHLEQKGSGEVSLPTTAHQLRLGSVFSPNIQIKEGDDISSASQTLQNKSLVHPPPPLPPPPPPPPPPPPPPPPPPPLPSAEAPSDHKQPTVTMETTKRLSWPQPASVCSNIKSEPISFEEGLSSSCELGMKQASYDQNEVKEQLKAFALKNVDFPSYLLSEPQKPFAQLTAQKIQTQQQQQQLCGNYPTIHFGSTSFKRAASAIEKSIGILGSSSNAASSLSIQNTQIPVQKFTDSSSADELELKCSCRLKAMIVCKGCGAFCHDDCIGPSKLCVACLVVR